The Candidatus Planktophila sp. genome contains a region encoding:
- a CDS encoding MerR family transcriptional regulator, whose translation MVSQESEIGYRGATACSAAGITYRQLDYWARTYLVEPSVRTASGSGTQRLYGFRDILVLKIVKRLLDAGVSLQNIRTAVDHLRTRGVTDLERITLMSDGASIYECTSSDEIIDLLAGGQGVFGIAVGKVWHEVEGSLLMLQGEINGQIISGQDNDELSLRRKSKGA comes from the coding sequence GTGGTTTCCCAAGAGTCAGAGATCGGTTATCGAGGTGCAACTGCATGCTCGGCGGCAGGTATCACATACCGTCAATTGGATTACTGGGCTCGTACATATTTAGTCGAACCGAGCGTCAGAACTGCAAGCGGTTCAGGAACTCAACGGTTGTATGGCTTCCGAGACATTTTAGTGTTGAAGATTGTAAAACGATTATTAGATGCTGGGGTCTCACTTCAAAACATCCGCACCGCAGTCGATCATCTACGCACTAGGGGAGTGACCGATTTAGAGAGAATTACTTTAATGAGCGATGGTGCCTCCATTTATGAGTGCACAAGTTCAGATGAGATTATCGATCTACTGGCCGGGGGCCAGGGCGTATTTGGAATCGCCGTTGGAAAAGTCTGGCACGAGGTCGAAGGCTCACTTCTCATGCTGCAAGGTGAGATCAACGGGCAGATTATTAGTGGCCAAGATAACGATGAGCTCTCGCTTAGACGTAAGAGCAAAGGGGCTTAA
- a CDS encoding bifunctional nuclease family protein, producing the protein MEVVGVRVEMPSNQPIVLLKEIDGSRFLPIWVGANEATAIAFAQQGLIPPRPLTHDLMREIVEAMDATLTAVHITEVKSGVFYSTLLIRESSGTALNISARPSDAIALALRTHSNILVSAELLDEAGIEIPVESGGENQEVERFRAFLDEISPEDFAG; encoded by the coding sequence ATGGAAGTTGTCGGAGTTCGCGTTGAGATGCCATCTAATCAACCGATAGTGTTATTGAAAGAGATCGATGGCTCACGATTTTTACCTATTTGGGTCGGTGCTAATGAGGCAACTGCGATCGCCTTTGCTCAGCAAGGTCTCATACCACCACGTCCATTAACCCATGATTTGATGCGCGAAATAGTTGAAGCCATGGATGCGACATTAACCGCCGTTCATATAACTGAAGTGAAATCCGGAGTTTTCTACTCCACTCTTCTGATTCGGGAGAGTTCAGGTACGGCACTGAACATTTCTGCTAGGCCCTCTGATGCCATTGCACTTGCCCTTCGCACTCATAGCAATATCTTGGTAAGCGCCGAGCTACTCGATGAGGCCGGGATTGAAATTCCAGTTGAAAGCGGGGGTGAGAATCAAGAGGTGGAGCGTTTTAGAGCCTTTCTAGATGAGATTAGCCCTGAGGACTTTGCAGGATAG
- a CDS encoding MerR family transcriptional regulator: MAVPARAYLSIGEVLNRLRGDFSDITISKIRFLESEGLIEPQRTPSGYRKFTTSDLERLRYVLLAQRDQYLPLKIIKENLDAMDRGLQPAAIGGVAHPAISLATVDGTMAPSAFAQPSEMRLSRDELLKNSGINDEQLVELESYGLIAPRGRHYDGDALAIAKAVTEMASFGIEARHLRSFKSAADREIGLIEQVITPLTRQKSSEAKARAEEVQKEIASLSIRLHAALVRGGLHRLRS; encoded by the coding sequence ATGGCAGTTCCAGCGCGGGCCTACCTATCAATTGGCGAGGTTCTTAACCGCTTGAGGGGCGACTTTTCAGATATTACGATCTCTAAGATTCGTTTTCTAGAATCAGAGGGATTAATTGAGCCACAGCGAACTCCTTCTGGCTATCGAAAATTCACAACATCAGATTTAGAGCGACTTCGATATGTCCTTCTTGCACAACGCGATCAATATCTTCCGCTGAAAATAATTAAAGAGAATCTCGATGCGATGGATCGAGGTTTACAGCCGGCCGCTATTGGAGGCGTAGCACACCCTGCTATCTCTTTGGCTACCGTTGATGGGACCATGGCGCCTAGCGCATTTGCACAACCGAGTGAGATGCGCTTATCTCGTGATGAACTTTTAAAAAATTCGGGAATTAACGATGAGCAGCTTGTTGAACTTGAAAGCTATGGATTGATCGCCCCACGTGGGCGCCATTACGATGGGGATGCTTTGGCCATCGCCAAGGCTGTTACTGAAATGGCTAGTTTTGGTATTGAGGCTAGACATTTGCGATCTTTTAAATCTGCCGCCGATCGCGAAATAGGCTTAATTGAGCAGGTCATAACGCCATTGACGAGACAGAAATCCAGTGAGGCAAAGGCTCGTGCAGAAGAGGTACAAAAAGAGATTGCATCTCTATCAATTCGTCTACATGCCGCGTTAGTTCGCGGTGGTTTGCACCGACTTCGCTCGTAA
- a CDS encoding FHA domain-containing protein, with product MEQSPNELTTALHLSPREFILSPAGILEEYIASLEDVDRAVIEEIQSSSGDKAMVLIHRGENKGSRYLITKDGISIGRSPKSGIFLDDVTVSRSHAVIEKSASGYFLRDCGSLNGTYLNSTSVNEIEIRSGDEIQIGKFHLLFVTGSTSAKN from the coding sequence GTGGAGCAATCGCCAAATGAATTAACTACCGCACTTCATCTTTCACCACGAGAGTTCATTCTCTCACCGGCAGGCATTCTTGAAGAGTACATAGCCTCGTTAGAGGATGTTGATCGCGCCGTCATTGAAGAGATTCAATCATCTTCCGGTGATAAAGCTATGGTTTTAATTCATCGGGGAGAGAACAAGGGCTCACGCTACTTAATAACTAAAGATGGCATCAGTATTGGGAGATCGCCGAAGAGTGGGATATTCCTAGATGATGTAACGGTATCTAGATCACATGCAGTCATTGAAAAAAGCGCTTCGGGATATTTTTTACGCGACTGCGGATCTTTGAATGGAACTTATTTAAATAGCACGTCGGTAAATGAGATAGAAATTCGCTCAGGAGATGAGATTCAAATTGGAAAGTTTCACCTTCTCTTTGTTACCGGCAGTACAAGTGCGAAGAATTAA
- the gcvH gene encoding glycine cleavage system protein GcvH gives MSLTPENLQYTKEHEWVSMKGNTYTMGITDYAQGALGDIVYVQLPKVGEIVNSGKVCGEVESTKSVSEIYAPVTGTVTEINESLANTPESINSDPYGDGWLVKIEVSTAPSDLLSAKDYSELTA, from the coding sequence ATGTCATTAACTCCTGAAAATTTACAGTACACCAAAGAGCATGAATGGGTTTCTATGAAAGGAAACACATACACGATGGGAATTACTGACTACGCTCAAGGCGCCCTCGGTGATATCGTCTATGTTCAACTTCCAAAGGTAGGAGAAATTGTAAACTCTGGAAAAGTATGTGGCGAAGTTGAATCAACTAAATCTGTCTCTGAAATTTATGCGCCGGTAACTGGAACAGTTACAGAGATAAATGAGTCCCTAGCAAATACTCCTGAATCAATCAACTCCGATCCTTACGGAGATGGTTGGTTGGTAAAAATTGAAGTGAGTACTGCCCCTTCAGATTTACTGAGCGCAAAGGATTACTCTGAACTAACGGCTTGA
- a CDS encoding CDP-alcohol phosphatidyltransferase family protein, with translation MNTSLITIPNALTLLRFLGIPLFIYLTLELHADAWAIAVLAIGGATDYFDGKLARAWGQTSRFGELADPAIDRLYILAILITFLIRQIVPWWMFVALITRDVVLGVLTIILKKHAHGPLRVTYLGKAATFNLMYAFPFILLAQSEDYLGNVAYVLGWSFAIWGIALYISTGISYAREAISQIRGGHVINS, from the coding sequence ATGAATACCTCATTAATAACGATTCCAAATGCTCTAACTCTCCTGCGTTTTCTCGGTATTCCTCTATTCATCTATCTGACTTTAGAACTTCACGCCGATGCATGGGCAATTGCAGTTTTGGCTATCGGAGGTGCAACGGATTATTTTGATGGAAAGTTAGCAAGAGCATGGGGGCAGACATCGCGCTTTGGTGAGTTGGCCGATCCAGCAATTGACCGACTATATATTCTTGCCATATTAATTACCTTTCTAATTCGCCAGATCGTGCCATGGTGGATGTTTGTAGCCCTCATCACACGGGATGTAGTTCTGGGAGTTTTAACCATCATTCTAAAAAAACACGCCCATGGTCCATTACGCGTGACCTATTTAGGAAAGGCGGCGACCTTCAATCTTATGTATGCATTTCCATTCATTCTCTTAGCGCAAAGTGAAGATTATTTAGGAAATGTGGCCTACGTCTTAGGCTGGAGTTTTGCTATCTGGGGCATTGCCCTCTACATTTCTACAGGTATAAGTTATGCGCGCGAAGCTATTTCGCAGATAAGAGGCGGACATGTCATTAACTCCTGA
- the der gene encoding ribosome biogenesis GTPase Der, with the protein MGVVVAMDGPSGAGKSSTSRAIAVRAGWNYLDTGALYRAVTWLALENKLESAQEIVLALKRDPIRFVSDPLDPQVFAGDTQITHAIRGSSVTENVSRISAMPQIRHELFTIQRTIIDRAEKGIVVEGRDIATVIAPDAALKIFLTADLDARAQRREIETQDKDVDVRSSLDSRDVADSTREASPFVMATDSVQIDSTLLTIEETIERIWELLRQRSLLGLPIVAILGRPNVGKSTLINRFIGRREAIVEDTPGVTRDRVQYECEWGGRRFIVMDTGGWEAKPDGISIQVSAGAEIAMEEADVLAFVVDAQVGALDEDDILVQRLRKAKKPLILIGNKVDGEREESEAHGLWSLGLGEPYFVSALHGRGSGDLLDRIVAELPEVGGAQTQDGYRKVALIGRPNVGKSSLLNALAGENRSIVDEVAGTTRDPVDELIEFGGSTWRFIDTAGLKKRANQASGTDYYASLRTQSALERCEVAVVVLDASEPITEQDLRVITMVEEAGKAMVIVMNKWDLVDEDRRDQLDREVDRHLDQVEWAQRVNVAAKTGWHRDRLAPAIRTALDSWERRVPTAKLNSFLGALIGTTPPPVRGGKQPKIYYATQAGIAPPKFVVFSSGWIEASYRRFIERRLREEFGFPGTPVQVAIRVKERD; encoded by the coding sequence ATGGGCGTAGTCGTTGCAATGGATGGCCCGAGTGGGGCAGGTAAGTCAAGTACATCAAGAGCAATTGCAGTTCGTGCCGGCTGGAATTATTTAGATACAGGCGCACTCTACCGAGCCGTAACCTGGTTAGCTCTGGAAAATAAGTTGGAGAGCGCCCAGGAGATTGTTCTGGCGCTCAAGCGTGATCCAATTCGTTTTGTATCAGATCCTCTAGATCCACAAGTATTTGCAGGTGATACTCAAATTACGCATGCAATTCGTGGAAGTTCAGTTACAGAAAACGTCAGCAGAATCAGCGCAATGCCACAGATTCGGCATGAGCTTTTTACAATTCAACGCACCATCATAGATCGCGCGGAAAAAGGAATCGTCGTAGAAGGTCGTGACATTGCAACGGTTATTGCACCTGATGCTGCGTTAAAAATTTTTTTGACCGCCGATTTAGATGCGAGGGCGCAGCGACGAGAGATTGAAACGCAGGATAAAGATGTTGATGTTCGTAGCTCCTTAGATTCACGAGATGTAGCCGACTCAACTCGCGAAGCCTCACCCTTTGTTATGGCGACAGATAGTGTTCAGATTGACTCTACCCTTCTGACTATTGAAGAAACAATTGAGAGAATCTGGGAGTTACTTCGCCAGCGCTCTTTGCTCGGATTACCTATCGTTGCAATTTTAGGTCGTCCAAATGTAGGAAAATCAACGTTAATTAACCGTTTTATCGGTCGTCGCGAAGCTATCGTTGAGGATACGCCAGGTGTAACACGTGATCGTGTTCAGTATGAGTGTGAATGGGGCGGACGCAGATTCATTGTTATGGATACTGGCGGTTGGGAGGCAAAGCCCGATGGTATTTCAATTCAAGTAAGTGCCGGTGCTGAGATTGCAATGGAAGAAGCCGATGTTTTAGCTTTCGTTGTTGATGCTCAAGTTGGAGCGTTAGATGAGGATGACATCTTGGTTCAACGTCTACGCAAAGCTAAGAAACCTTTAATATTAATTGGCAATAAAGTCGATGGTGAACGAGAAGAGAGCGAAGCTCACGGTCTGTGGAGTTTAGGTCTTGGAGAGCCGTACTTTGTATCTGCGCTGCATGGTCGAGGCAGTGGAGATTTGCTCGATCGTATAGTCGCTGAGCTTCCAGAGGTCGGTGGAGCACAAACTCAAGATGGCTATCGAAAAGTTGCATTGATTGGACGTCCTAACGTTGGCAAGTCTTCACTTCTGAATGCTTTGGCGGGGGAGAACCGGTCAATTGTCGATGAGGTTGCAGGTACAACGCGCGATCCAGTCGATGAGTTAATTGAGTTTGGCGGGTCGACCTGGCGATTTATCGACACTGCAGGTTTGAAGAAGCGAGCTAACCAAGCATCGGGTACTGATTACTACGCCTCACTTCGAACACAGAGCGCACTAGAGCGCTGTGAAGTTGCAGTTGTCGTTCTAGATGCATCAGAACCAATCACTGAGCAAGATTTACGAGTCATCACGATGGTTGAAGAGGCCGGTAAGGCGATGGTGATTGTTATGAACAAATGGGATTTAGTAGATGAGGATCGCCGCGATCAGTTAGATCGAGAAGTTGATAGACATTTAGATCAAGTTGAGTGGGCCCAACGTGTCAATGTGGCAGCTAAGACCGGTTGGCATCGAGATCGTTTAGCTCCAGCTATTCGAACTGCTTTAGATAGTTGGGAGCGCCGTGTTCCAACGGCAAAACTCAATTCATTCTTAGGTGCACTCATTGGAACAACTCCGCCACCGGTGCGTGGTGGTAAACAGCCGAAAATTTACTACGCCACTCAGGCCGGAATCGCCCCTCCTAAGTTTGTGGTCTTTTCAAGTGGCTGGATTGAGGCCTCATATCGGCGCTTTATTGAGCGCCGACTTCGCGAGGAGTTTGGATTCCCAGGCACCCCAGTCCAAGTTGCGATCCGAGTTAAAGAGCGCGACTAA
- a CDS encoding prephenate dehydrogenase, producing MLSQVRIVGAGLIGTSIALALNARGVGVELVDIDASTAALANDLAQGRKLDSPELVVLAVPTEVIPLVIEKEFLLNPNSTFMDVGSIKTEPIVHIKNSSLPLSRFVPTHPMAGREVGGAHSARADLFTTRSWIITPTSECSAESEEIVRELIALVGGSAVVLPAEEHDRAVAAISHLPQITSTLLALSLESAPTEWLDLAGAGLRDTTRIAASDPKLWSEIIYSNREQIVELVQRMHRELGELLENLESKTSIASFIEKGRFERSRIPGKHGGKAREYTYVPIVIDDKPGQLAAIFNECASIAVNVEDLNIEHSPGQQSALITLALSSRDAESLSNHLSAIGWNVHPILK from the coding sequence ATGCTCTCTCAAGTACGCATAGTTGGTGCAGGTTTAATTGGCACATCTATAGCTTTAGCGCTCAATGCCCGGGGAGTAGGCGTTGAATTAGTAGATATCGATGCATCGACTGCCGCCCTTGCCAATGATTTAGCGCAAGGTAGAAAACTTGATTCACCAGAGCTCGTAGTCTTAGCAGTTCCGACTGAGGTGATTCCCTTAGTCATAGAGAAGGAATTCCTTTTAAACCCGAACTCAACCTTTATGGATGTGGGTAGTATTAAAACTGAACCTATAGTTCATATTAAGAACTCCAGTCTGCCTTTGTCACGCTTTGTTCCAACCCACCCCATGGCCGGCCGTGAGGTTGGTGGCGCACATTCAGCTCGCGCAGATCTCTTCACCACCAGAAGCTGGATTATCACTCCGACCTCTGAATGTTCTGCCGAATCAGAGGAAATCGTTCGTGAACTGATCGCTCTGGTTGGAGGCAGCGCGGTTGTTCTGCCCGCGGAGGAGCATGATCGAGCGGTCGCTGCAATCTCGCATCTGCCACAAATTACGTCAACGCTTCTGGCACTCTCTCTTGAAAGCGCACCGACCGAGTGGCTGGATTTAGCTGGCGCGGGGCTTCGAGATACCACACGAATAGCAGCCTCTGATCCGAAATTGTGGAGCGAGATTATCTATTCAAATAGAGAGCAGATTGTCGAACTAGTACAACGTATGCATCGCGAACTTGGAGAGCTGCTCGAAAATTTAGAGAGTAAAACTTCTATCGCCTCCTTTATTGAAAAGGGGCGATTTGAACGTTCGCGTATTCCAGGCAAGCATGGTGGCAAGGCTCGCGAATATACATACGTTCCGATTGTTATCGATGATAAACCTGGGCAGTTAGCGGCAATATTTAATGAGTGTGCATCAATTGCAGTAAACGTTGAAGATTTAAATATAGAACACTCACCTGGTCAACAAAGTGCGCTCATAACTCTTGCACTCTCATCACGCGATGCAGAATCACTCTCTAACCATCTGAGTGCGATCGGATGGAACGTTCATCCGATTCTAAAATAG
- the aroH gene encoding chorismate mutase, translated as MSVRAMRGATQISANTVEAISAGVKELISAMMRANSLTPSSVISVIFTSTPDLTAAFPAAACREIGFESVPLIGAVEVDVPGALERTIRVMLHAESSITPDQISHVYLHAAQSLRRDIAQ; from the coding sequence ATGTCAGTGAGAGCAATGCGTGGTGCGACCCAAATCAGTGCAAACACCGTTGAAGCTATAAGCGCTGGAGTTAAGGAGCTCATCTCCGCGATGATGCGCGCTAACTCACTTACACCTAGTTCAGTGATTTCAGTAATTTTCACATCGACACCAGATTTGACGGCCGCCTTTCCAGCAGCGGCATGCAGAGAGATCGGTTTTGAATCCGTGCCTTTAATTGGTGCAGTAGAGGTCGATGTCCCGGGTGCTCTTGAACGAACGATCCGTGTCATGCTCCACGCTGAAAGTAGCATTACTCCAGATCAGATTAGCCACGTTTATCTTCATGCAGCGCAGTCTCTGCGCCGAGATATCGCACAGTAA
- a CDS encoding pseudouridine synthase gives MGEMRLNKIIADAGITSRRGADELIESGRVTVDGIAVRAMGSKFDPEKVEVAVDGETIKRSLTKSYLALHKPKGVLSTMYDPDGRPSLSDFIDLRRERLFHVGRLDKDSEGLILLTNDGDLTFRATHPSFGLEKTYIIEYDGKLPSGVDKTLLKGVELEDGMGRVLEFKELSARWIEVVIHEGRYHIIRRLMEAVDIDVLRLIRTRFGPISLGDTPEGRWRDLNSGELTNLRNVLGL, from the coding sequence ATGGGCGAAATGCGCCTCAATAAGATTATCGCTGATGCAGGTATCACAAGTCGTCGCGGTGCGGATGAGCTCATTGAATCTGGGCGAGTGACAGTCGATGGAATCGCAGTAAGAGCAATGGGCTCTAAATTCGACCCAGAAAAGGTTGAAGTAGCAGTGGATGGTGAGACAATTAAGCGTTCATTGACTAAGAGTTACCTAGCACTTCATAAACCTAAGGGTGTTTTGTCTACCATGTACGACCCTGATGGACGACCCTCACTGAGTGATTTTATAGATCTTCGACGAGAGCGCTTATTCCACGTTGGACGCCTTGATAAGGATTCTGAGGGTCTCATTCTTTTAACTAATGATGGAGATTTAACATTTAGAGCCACACATCCATCCTTTGGCTTGGAAAAGACCTACATTATTGAATACGACGGAAAGCTGCCTAGTGGAGTCGACAAAACTCTTCTTAAAGGTGTTGAATTAGAAGATGGAATGGGTCGAGTTTTAGAGTTTAAAGAGCTTTCGGCCAGATGGATTGAGGTGGTTATCCACGAGGGTCGATATCACATTATTCGCCGTCTCATGGAGGCCGTCGATATTGATGTGCTGCGGTTGATCCGGACACGCTTTGGCCCAATCTCACTTGGGGATACCCCTGAGGGGAGATGGAGGGATTTGAACTCAGGTGAATTGACAAATCTACGAAACGTCTTAGGGCTATAG
- the scpB gene encoding SMC-Scp complex subunit ScpB: MSNGEVERSIEAILMVVDEPVTELTLAQVLERTVDEIEVALANLCQSYEDRGFALKKIGGGWRFYSHPDLAGVVERFVLDGQQSRLTQAALETLSVVAYRQPVSRARVSAIRGVNVEAVMKTLITRGLVEESGLEHETGAILYRTTSFFLERLGLNSLDDLPALAPYLPNLEALDDILDSLTE, from the coding sequence ATGTCTAATGGTGAAGTTGAACGTTCAATCGAAGCGATTTTGATGGTCGTTGATGAACCCGTTACCGAGCTCACGCTAGCGCAAGTTCTTGAGCGCACCGTCGATGAGATTGAAGTAGCTTTAGCTAACTTATGCCAGAGCTATGAAGATCGCGGCTTTGCCTTAAAGAAGATTGGTGGGGGATGGCGCTTCTATAGTCACCCAGATTTAGCCGGTGTAGTTGAGCGATTTGTACTCGATGGGCAGCAGTCACGTCTGACTCAAGCCGCCCTTGAGACGCTTTCAGTGGTCGCCTATCGCCAGCCAGTCTCCCGTGCAAGGGTCTCTGCTATACGCGGAGTGAACGTGGAGGCGGTAATGAAGACACTTATAACCAGAGGTTTGGTCGAAGAGTCAGGGCTAGAGCATGAGACTGGAGCGATTTTATACCGGACGACGAGCTTCTTTCTTGAGAGATTAGGCTTGAACTCGCTCGATGATCTACCCGCCTTAGCGCCATACCTGCCAAATCTTGAGGCGTTAGACGATATCCTCGATTCGCTAACAGAGTAG
- a CDS encoding segregation/condensation protein A has product MEISMDESTDVNAASSGAFSVHLENFDGPFDLLLQLISRHRMDITEISLSIVTDEFISFIRGLELSGEGWRLDQATEFLVVAATLLDLKAARLLPSGEIDDEEDLALLEARDILFARLLQYRAFKEIAATFAQRIAMADKSFARVVALEPALSALLPEVLIGVGASRFAAIAERVLTPKSAPVVSVAHLHHTVVNVAEESKGVVEALRRSTTLSFRTLIADTDTMTVVVARFLALLDLYRQGVVRFNQVVAMGELQISWTGSLSGEVEVSDEFDIPVVLDLDGESESSENV; this is encoded by the coding sequence ATGGAAATTTCAATGGATGAGTCGACCGATGTGAATGCCGCTAGCAGCGGTGCTTTTTCGGTTCATCTTGAAAACTTCGATGGCCCTTTCGATCTCTTGCTCCAACTAATTTCACGCCACAGAATGGATATCACTGAAATCTCCTTGAGCATCGTCACCGATGAGTTCATCTCATTTATCCGCGGCCTCGAACTCAGTGGCGAGGGTTGGCGCTTGGACCAGGCCACTGAGTTTCTCGTTGTTGCCGCAACTCTGCTCGACCTTAAAGCTGCCAGACTTCTGCCAAGCGGTGAGATCGATGATGAAGAGGATCTAGCCCTCTTAGAGGCGAGAGATATCCTCTTTGCTCGCCTTCTTCAATATCGCGCATTTAAAGAGATCGCTGCAACTTTTGCGCAGCGTATAGCCATGGCCGATAAGTCATTTGCTCGCGTTGTCGCCCTAGAACCTGCTTTGAGCGCCTTACTGCCCGAGGTATTAATCGGTGTCGGCGCCTCCCGATTTGCAGCTATTGCAGAGCGTGTACTTACTCCAAAGAGCGCACCGGTTGTTAGCGTGGCGCATCTGCACCATACGGTAGTCAACGTCGCCGAAGAGTCTAAAGGTGTAGTAGAGGCTTTGAGGCGCTCAACTACACTCTCTTTCAGAACTCTTATCGCCGATACCGATACTATGACCGTTGTGGTTGCCCGCTTTTTAGCACTCCTGGATCTCTATCGTCAGGGGGTTGTGCGCTTTAATCAGGTGGTAGCAATGGGTGAATTGCAGATTTCGTGGACGGGCTCGCTGTCTGGTGAGGTTGAAGTGAGTGATGAGTTTGATATTCCAGTTGTTCTTGATCTAGATGGAGAGTCGGAAAGTAGTGAAAATGTCTAA
- a CDS encoding ParA family protein, with amino-acid sequence MSAKSTIREEISTTSTLLGKKALNFPIPTAISDHGGAKVIAVFNQKGGVGKTTTTINLGAALAEFGRRVLLVDFDPQGGLSLGLGVNAHSLPLEQTVYYALMTPTAAIDTIILKSSVAGLDFLPANRDLGTAETTLGAEIGGQQYLKRALTSLRDYYDVILIDCQPTMGQLTINALVAADEVIVPLQCEYFALHGFIELKGNLDKVKTFLNPNLTLIGILATMYDKKTSHNRQVLERILEQFPADVFETIIAKTIRFPETTVVGEPITTYASSSDGAASYRRLARELIFRGGAR; translated from the coding sequence TTGAGCGCTAAATCGACAATTCGAGAAGAGATCTCCACTACCTCAACGCTTCTAGGTAAAAAAGCCCTGAACTTTCCCATTCCAACCGCGATTAGCGATCATGGAGGCGCGAAAGTTATAGCTGTCTTTAATCAAAAAGGTGGTGTTGGAAAGACAACGACAACCATCAATCTAGGAGCGGCTTTGGCTGAGTTTGGTCGACGAGTGCTGCTCGTTGATTTTGACCCACAGGGCGGCTTATCTCTTGGTCTCGGTGTTAATGCACACTCTCTTCCACTAGAGCAGACCGTGTACTACGCCCTTATGACCCCTACAGCGGCAATAGATACGATTATTTTGAAATCCTCAGTCGCTGGTTTGGATTTCTTACCTGCTAACCGCGATCTTGGAACTGCCGAAACAACACTCGGCGCTGAAATCGGTGGACAGCAGTATTTAAAACGCGCCTTAACATCGCTGCGCGATTACTACGATGTTATTTTAATCGACTGCCAGCCAACAATGGGCCAGTTGACTATCAACGCACTCGTTGCAGCCGATGAAGTCATCGTGCCACTTCAATGCGAGTACTTTGCCCTTCATGGATTTATTGAACTCAAAGGAAATCTCGATAAAGTTAAGACTTTTCTCAATCCAAATCTAACTCTCATCGGAATTCTCGCAACAATGTATGACAAAAAAACTTCGCATAATCGACAGGTTTTAGAAAGAATTCTTGAGCAGTTCCCTGCCGATGTCTTTGAAACAATCATTGCAAAGACGATTCGATTTCCAGAAACAACGGTCGTCGGCGAACCGATTACTACATATGCCTCATCATCTGATGGCGCGGCATCGTATCGACGACTAGCACGTGAACTAATCTTCCGAGGAGGCGCACGATGA
- a CDS encoding cobyrinic acid a,c-diamide synthase, with protein sequence MTRRANLPGADELFRSTTPALTSVPTSSEVGAPLVPPTIATPKAPSVNKGVRSIARRRVTTVDRSPSGRERHDEKITVYLSPDELFDLDQARLLLRGDLGLAADRGRIVRESIAVIIADLEAKGDQSILARRLRGL encoded by the coding sequence ATGACCCGCAGAGCAAATCTTCCAGGTGCCGATGAGCTATTTCGCTCAACAACCCCTGCTTTAACATCAGTACCTACATCTAGTGAGGTCGGCGCACCACTTGTGCCACCCACTATCGCTACTCCAAAAGCGCCTTCGGTAAATAAAGGCGTCCGCTCAATAGCCAGACGGCGAGTAACAACCGTTGATCGCTCCCCTTCAGGTCGCGAACGCCATGATGAAAAAATTACCGTCTATCTATCTCCCGATGAGCTCTTTGATTTAGATCAAGCACGTTTACTGTTGCGGGGAGATTTAGGTTTAGCTGCAGATCGCGGAAGAATAGTTCGCGAATCCATTGCGGTCATTATCGCCGATCTTGAAGCAAAAGGTGATCAGAGTATTTTAGCTCGCAGACTTCGAGGTCTATAA